Proteins encoded by one window of Halosolutus amylolyticus:
- a CDS encoding ABC transporter substrate-binding protein, translated as MTDERTWTRRTVLRTGSAIAGVTALAGCISDDGTDDTDGDDGSSDAGPYTVTMEPVGEVEFPAVPETWVANNGSWADMGIALGQEPPEGVYLTSRYHTQYYDDIPGVSVDKSGMTSLWEGELSPEEFMELSADADVFVIDPNFVIGRTDSWSQEDIDRIEATGTPFFGNSIFSTGYDWHDYDYLSLYEAFEKLAAVFQEQARYEAFESLHEEFQSNVADVVPPEGDRPSVAIMWATEGDMGSFSPYLIGEGTSFKQWRDLGVRDAFAETDVRDFHTTRGAVDYETLFDIDPDVVLFRGLEAKTATEFQDDIVSQMEADDVASELTAVQNGDVYRGGPLYQGPITNLVVTQRAAEQVYDVDEQLFDPQAVAEIVTGDF; from the coding sequence ATGACCGACGAACGGACCTGGACGAGACGGACCGTCCTTCGGACGGGGAGCGCGATCGCCGGCGTCACTGCGCTGGCCGGCTGTATCAGCGACGACGGTACCGACGACACCGACGGCGACGACGGGTCGTCGGACGCCGGACCGTACACCGTGACGATGGAGCCGGTGGGAGAGGTCGAGTTCCCCGCCGTCCCGGAGACGTGGGTCGCCAACAACGGCAGCTGGGCCGATATGGGGATCGCGCTGGGACAGGAGCCACCCGAGGGCGTGTACCTGACCTCGCGCTATCACACCCAGTACTACGACGACATCCCGGGCGTGAGCGTCGACAAGAGTGGGATGACGTCGCTCTGGGAGGGCGAACTGAGCCCCGAGGAGTTCATGGAACTGAGCGCGGACGCGGACGTGTTCGTCATCGACCCGAACTTCGTCATCGGCCGGACCGATAGCTGGAGTCAGGAGGACATCGACCGGATCGAAGCGACGGGGACGCCGTTCTTCGGCAACAGCATCTTCTCGACCGGCTACGACTGGCACGACTACGACTACCTCTCGCTGTACGAGGCCTTCGAGAAGCTGGCGGCGGTCTTCCAGGAACAGGCGCGGTACGAGGCCTTCGAAAGCCTCCACGAGGAGTTCCAGTCGAACGTCGCCGACGTCGTGCCGCCGGAGGGCGACCGACCGAGCGTGGCCATCATGTGGGCCACCGAGGGCGACATGGGATCGTTCTCCCCGTACCTGATCGGCGAGGGGACGAGTTTCAAGCAGTGGCGAGACCTCGGCGTCCGCGACGCGTTCGCCGAAACCGACGTGCGGGACTTTCACACCACGCGCGGCGCGGTCGACTACGAGACCCTCTTCGACATCGATCCAGACGTCGTCCTGTTCCGCGGACTGGAAGCGAAGACCGCGACGGAGTTCCAGGACGACATCGTCTCGCAGATGGAAGCCGACGACGTCGCCAGCGAGTTGACCGCCGTCCAGAACGGCGACGTCTACCGCGGCGGTCCGCTCTACCAGGGACCGATCACGAACCTCGTCGTCACCCAGCGCGCGGCCGAACAGGTCTACGACGTCGACGAGCAACTGTTCGACCCGCAGGCCGTCGCCGAGATCGTCACCGGCGACTTCTGA